In a genomic window of Hippoglossus stenolepis isolate QCI-W04-F060 chromosome 15, HSTE1.2, whole genome shotgun sequence:
- the rtn2b gene encoding reticulon-2b yields MATKLVDLVYWRSVRWTGVVFTGLVIALASLFQLSAITVLSHLCLGIMCVNFLLRLYYKLLELLRCNPGVHPFQSHLDYDKTLTDKDTVMLVEEVVLLVAFAVTEIKRLLFIDCMIDSIKFVVLLYLLTYVGVLTSGLTLIIAAVIVVFSLPLLYKKQQVRIRKIVRAVKAFVKKIKTMCLNLYSSVRPSSAPAAAPKPAAAPAAKQKAKSK; encoded by the exons ATGGCCACCAAAC TTGTGGATCTGGTGTACTGGCGGAGCGTGAGGTGGACCGGTGTGGTGTTCACAGGGCTGGTGATCGCCCTGGCGAGCCTGTTCCAGCTCAGTGCCATCACCGTGCTCTCCCACCTCTGCCTGGGTATCATGTGTGTCAacttcctcctccgtctctactacaagctgctggagctgcttcGCTGCAACCCTGGGGTGCACCCTTTCCA gtCACATCTGGATTATGACAAGACTCTGACAGATAAGGACACAGTGATGCTGGTAGAGGAGGTGGTGCTACTGGTTGCATTCGCCGTTACAGAGATCAAACGGCTCCTTTTCATCGACTGCATGATTGACTCTATCAAG TTTGTTGTGCTCCTGTATCTGTTGACCTATGTCGGTGTCCTAACCAGCGGACTGACTCTGATCATAGCTG CTGTGATCGTTGTTTTCTCACTTCCTCTGTTGTACAAAAAGCAGCAG GTGCGGATAAGGAAGATTGTACGAGCGGTAAAAGCTTTTGTGAAGAAAATCAAAACCAT GTGCCTCAATCTGTATAGTTCAGTGAgaccctcctctgctcctgcagctgccccgaaacctgcagctgcaccCGCCGCCAAACAGAAGGCCAAGTCAAAGTAG